From Granulimonas faecalis:
GTGCAAAACTGTCGAAAGCACTTGGGAGACCCCGTCGAAAGGACCCACCGTGCGAAACATCGCCATCGTCACCGGCGCCTCATCCGGCCTCGGCCTGCGCTTTGCCAAGCTCCTCGACCAGGGGGCCGGCGGGCCGCTCGACGAGATCTGGCTCATCGCCCGCAGCGCGGAAAAGCTTGACGAGGTCGCCTCCGACCTCGCCGCCCCCACCAAGGTCCTCGCCCTCGACCTCTGCGACCCCGCGAGCTTCAAGGCCGTGGACGGGGCCTTGGCCGCCGAGCGCGACCTCAACGTCCAGTGGCTCCTCAACTGCGCCGGGTTCGGCAAGTTCGGCCCCTTCACCTCCATCGGGGCCACCGCCAACGGCAACATGGTGCGGCTCAACTGCCTCGCCGTGGTGGAGCTCTGCTACAGCTGCCTGCTCTACATGCACGCGGGCTCCCGCATCGTCAACATCGCGAGTGCGGCCGCCCTCGTTCCCCAGCCCGGCCTCTCGGTCTACGGGGCCACCAAGCGGTTCGTGCTCGACTTCTCCCGCGCCCTCGACCGTGAGCTCGGCGACGCCGGCATCCACGTGAGCGCCGTCTGCCCCAAGTTCATGGACACCGCGTTCCTCGACCGCCCGGGCAGCGAGAAGGCCCTCGCATCCATGGAGTGGATCGGCTTCGAGGACCCGGACGCCGTGTGCGCCAAGGCCCTCAGGGAGTCGCTCAGGGGCAAGGCCTGCATCATCACCGCCCCGGACATGTGCGTGGCCAACGGCCTCTGCAAGGCGCTGCCCACGGGCCTGGTCATGGCGCTGCAGGGCGCCGTGGGAAGGACCTATGCCAGGCACCGGAAGAAGAACGGCCGATAATCACCCCCCCCACGACGAGAGGGGGCGGCGCGCCGCGGGATACCCCCGGCGCGCCGCCCCCGTCTTGCCGAGGGACGACCCCTTGATGCCCTTGGACGCTAGTCGGAGTACTCCAGCTGCGCGGCCTTCTTGGCCGAGCGGATGAGAAACTCCTGGTTGGTCTCGGTCTGCTTGAGGCCCTTCACGAGGGAGGCCTCGGCACGCTCCACGTTGTTCATGTTGGCGAGCACGCGGCGCAGGCCCCAGACGAACGGCTGCATCTGCTTGGCGATGAGCAGCTCCTCGTTGCGGGTGCCCGACTGCACAGGGTCGATGGCTGGGAAGATGCGCTTGTCGGCCAGCTCGCGGTCGAGCTTGAGCTCCATGTTGCCGGTGCCCTTGAACTCCTCGAAGATCACCTCGTCCATCTTGGAGCCGGTGTCCACCAGAGCCGAGGCCAGGATGGTGAGCGAGCCGCCGTTCTCGATGTTGCGGGCGGCGCCGAGGAAGCGCTTGGGCGGATAGAGGGCCGCGGAGTCCACACCGCCCGAGAGGATGCGCCCGCTCGCGGGCGCCGCGAGGTTGTAGGCGCGGGCCAGGCGCGTGATGGAGTCGAGCACCACCACGACGTCCTCCCCCTCCTCCACGAGACGCTTGGCGCGCTCGATGACGAGCTCGGCCACGTGGGTGTGGTTGTCGGCGGGCATGTCGAACGTGGAGGCCACCACGTCGCCGCGGATGGAACGCTCCATGTCGGTGACCTCCTCGGGGCGCTCGTCCACGAGCAGGCAGATGAGGTGTACCTCGGGGTTGTTCATGGCGATGGACTGGCAGATGTGCTTGAGCACCGTGGTCTTGCCGGCCTTGGGCGGGCTCACGATGAGGCCGCGCTGGCCCTTGCCCACGGGCGCCACGAGGTCGATGGCGCGCCCGGTAATGGACTCGCGGCCGGTCTCCATGTACAGGCGCTCGTTGGGGTAGACGGGCGTGAGGTCGCGGAAGCGCGGGCGACGGCGGGCGAGCTCGGGGTCCTTGCCGTTGACGGCGGTGACGCGCGCCACGGGCGGGAACTTGTTGCCGGGGCCGGCGGGACGCACGGTGCCCTCGACGAGGTCGCCGCGGCGCAGCCCCAGGTTGCGGATCATGGCCTGCTGCACGAAGGCGTCGTCCTCGCCCTGCATGTAGTGGTCCGTGCGCACGAAGCCGTAGTTCTCGTTGGTGATCTCGAGGACGCCCATGACGGTGCGGAAGCCCTCGGCTCGGGCGGCGGCATCGTAGATGGCGTCCACGAGCTCGGCCTTGCGGAGGCCCTTGGGGTCAACGTCGTACTCGGCCGCCTTGGTGCGGAGCTCGGCCACTTTGAGGGCCTCGAGCTCCTCGCGGGTGAGGCTGGGTGCCGTCTGCACCTGCTTCTTGTGGCGGTTGTTGCGGTTGTTGCGGCCGTTCTGCTGGTGGCCGCCGTTGCGGCCGTTGCCGTTGTAGCCTTTGCCGTTCTGCTGGTGGCCGTTGTTGCCGCGGCCCTGGCCGCGGTCGCGGTCGTTCCTCTCGGGACGGTCGCCCCTGTCCCGGGCGTCGCGGGGCGCCCTCTCGGCCTTCTCCTGGCCCCGGTCGTCGCGGGCGTCGTCGGCCCCCTTGCCGGCCTTGGCATCGCCCTGGCGGTCCTGGGCGGCGTCGTCCGCGGCCTCCGCGGCCTTTTTGCGGGGCCTGCCGGGACGGCGCTTGGGCTTGGCCTCGCCCTCGGGCTCGCCGGCCTTCCCCTCGGCCGGGGAGGCCTCGGGGGCCTCGGTGGGCGCGGCATCCTTGGTGGGCGCCGTCTCGGTCTCGACGGGCTTCTTGCGGGGACGGCCCGGCCTGCGCTTGGGCGTCTCCTCCGCGGGAGCGTCCGCCGCGGCGTCCTGGGGCTCGGGCGGCTTCACGCGGCGGCGGCGCTTGGGCTTGGCCGGTTCCTCCGAGGGGGACGGGTCCGCAGGTACGACGGCGGGGTTCTCGTCTTGGGCCATGGGGAGCCTTTCTTCTTGCACACAGGGTTGGGAGGGCATCACGGCGTCCGGCGCGCGACGGCATGCGGGGTGGGACGCTGAGGTGCTCTGGAAGGTGGCGGGACATGCGCCCGCGGGGAGCAGCGGCTCAAAGGCCGCGGCATCGCAGGCACTATACCACAGCAGAGCCCTGCGGTTTGACGCCCTCCCCCAGCGGCAAGAAAAAACGCCCGCCGGATGGGCGGGCGCCTGCATGCGGGGCGAATGTGCGCCGACGGGCTACTCGGCCTCCGCGGTGCCGTGGGAGCGGCGGTTGCGGCGCACCACGATCTGGTTCACGCGGTCGGCCAGCTCCAAGGCACGGGCCTTGCCCTCGGGAAGGAGGCTCACCTGGAGCGTGCGGGTGGCGTCGGGCGTGGCGCGGTTGCGCTCCACCATGCCGCGGTCCACCAGGCTGGAGACCGACATGGACACGGTGGGCTGCAGCAGGCCAAGGGTGCGCACGATCTGGGAGACGGAGAGGGAGTCGTCGCCGCTCATCTGGAGGGCGAGGAGCACGAGGTCGCCGGACATGCAGAACACGGTGCCCATGGCGTCGATGAACTTGCAGATGCGCTCGGGGCTGGAGCGGTGCAGCGGGGCGCCGTTCTGGATGTGGCTGCAGACCTCGCGGCAGAGGCGGTCCTTGACCTCGACGCCCTTGTCGGAGATGGCGCAGCAGACGTTGCGTCGGTCGTGGATGCCCTCGTGGCGCGTGATGAGGCCGAGACGGGCCAGGTGGTTGGTGCGGTGCGTCATGGTGGGGCGCAGCACGCCCTGGTAGTCAGCGATCTCGGAGGTCTTCAGCTCGTCGCCGTTCTCGAAGAGGTGGCAGAGGATGGCGAGCTCCTCGAAGGTGAGGCGTTCGGGCGCCGGCGTCTCCTGGCGAACGATGTTGCACGCGCATCTGACGGACATGAATTCCTTGAGCTCCATGACGCTGCCTCCCCGATCGGTCTGTGGGCCGTTGCGACAGAAACGGGGTCCCCTTTGGCTCCCGTCATGCCCAGAATATCAATTCCGAGCGCTGACGTACTCAAAAAGGACTCTTTTTCTATCGCATTCACGTGTATACCAAATTCGTATCCTTTTCTACTCCAACTCTCGGCGATTTTCAACTTCCAGATTAGCACGCAGCTGAAGTTCATACTAAAAGTAGGGAACACCCACTTCTGCCAGGGCGTAAGTGCCACCGGGTGCTGGGGAAATACGGCGAATGTGCCAGCCTACGCCGGACAGTTCCTTTTTACCTTCTTTGTATGATCGTTTTAGGAGCAGGCCGGGACAAAAAAAGCGGCGCAGGCTACAGCCTACGCCGCTTCAACAACTCAAAGATACCTAAGCGTTATCGTTCGTCGCCTCTCGATACATCCTGTCGGGGGCGGAGACGCCGATGAGGCGCAGCGCCACCTCGAGGTTGATGCGCACGGCGTCGCACACGGCCAGGCGGGCGTGGGACAGCGCGGGGTCGATGGGACGCGCGTC
This genomic window contains:
- a CDS encoding MarR family transcriptional regulator encodes the protein MSVRCACNIVRQETPAPERLTFEELAILCHLFENGDELKTSEIADYQGVLRPTMTHRTNHLARLGLITRHEGIHDRRNVCCAISDKGVEVKDRLCREVCSHIQNGAPLHRSSPERICKFIDAMGTVFCMSGDLVLLALQMSGDDSLSVSQIVRTLGLLQPTVSMSVSSLVDRGMVERNRATPDATRTLQVSLLPEGKARALELADRVNQIVVRRNRRSHGTAEAE
- a CDS encoding SDR family NAD(P)-dependent oxidoreductase is translated as MRNIAIVTGASSGLGLRFAKLLDQGAGGPLDEIWLIARSAEKLDEVASDLAAPTKVLALDLCDPASFKAVDGALAAERDLNVQWLLNCAGFGKFGPFTSIGATANGNMVRLNCLAVVELCYSCLLYMHAGSRIVNIASAAALVPQPGLSVYGATKRFVLDFSRALDRELGDAGIHVSAVCPKFMDTAFLDRPGSEKALASMEWIGFEDPDAVCAKALRESLRGKACIITAPDMCVANGLCKALPTGLVMALQGAVGRTYARHRKKNGR
- the rho gene encoding transcription termination factor Rho, translated to MAQDENPAVVPADPSPSEEPAKPKRRRRVKPPEPQDAAADAPAEETPKRRPGRPRKKPVETETAPTKDAAPTEAPEASPAEGKAGEPEGEAKPKRRPGRPRKKAAEAADDAAQDRQGDAKAGKGADDARDDRGQEKAERAPRDARDRGDRPERNDRDRGQGRGNNGHQQNGKGYNGNGRNGGHQQNGRNNRNNRHKKQVQTAPSLTREELEALKVAELRTKAAEYDVDPKGLRKAELVDAIYDAAARAEGFRTVMGVLEITNENYGFVRTDHYMQGEDDAFVQQAMIRNLGLRRGDLVEGTVRPAGPGNKFPPVARVTAVNGKDPELARRRPRFRDLTPVYPNERLYMETGRESITGRAIDLVAPVGKGQRGLIVSPPKAGKTTVLKHICQSIAMNNPEVHLICLLVDERPEEVTDMERSIRGDVVASTFDMPADNHTHVAELVIERAKRLVEEGEDVVVVLDSITRLARAYNLAAPASGRILSGGVDSAALYPPKRFLGAARNIENGGSLTILASALVDTGSKMDEVIFEEFKGTGNMELKLDRELADKRIFPAIDPVQSGTRNEELLIAKQMQPFVWGLRRVLANMNNVERAEASLVKGLKQTETNQEFLIRSAKKAAQLEYSD